GGATATCAATCTTCTGACTTTAGAGATGTCGAGAGTGCAGCGGCCGATGGCAATCCAGATGCAAAATTAGCAATGGAGGCCTTTGGCTATCGCTTGATTAAGTATATTGGAGCGTATATCGCAGCACTGGGCGGTGTGGATGCCATTGCCTTTACAGGTGGTATTGGAGAGAATGATATGCGTGTTCGCCAAGAGATCGGTGATGCCTTTGGATATATGGGTATCAAGATTGATCCAGAGAGAAATCACATTCGTGGAGAGGCAAGAATTATTTCAACAGATGATTCTACAGCAAAGGTTGTTCTATTCCCTACCAATGAGGAGCTTGCCATTGCAAGAGAGACAAGACGACTTACAGAGAAATAGTGATTGACAAACATCCGTGTCGTCTGTATAATATAAAAGTCGTAATCAGGACGCAAGGAGGTGTTTTCATGTCAATTTGTCCAAAGAATAAGACTTCTCGTGGAAGAAGAGATAAAAGAAGAGCGAACTGGAAGATGTCTGTTGCTAGTCTTGCAAAGTGTCCAAAGTGTGGAGAGCTTATGCTTCCTCACAGAGTCTGCAAGAACTGTGGAACATACAACAAGCGTGAGATCGTTACAGTTGAATAGTGGATTGATTAAGCGTAAAAATGTGCCGACCCCAATTGTTAGACTATGCAATTGGTGGTCGGCATTTTTTTCTGAATACTTATTGATATTTGCTTCATTATCGTATATTATGAATTTGTCGCGACAATATAGAATATAGAGGTGAGACATGGTAACAGTAGCATTAGATGCAATGGGCGGAGATCATGCACCAGACGAAATCATTCAGGGTGGTCTTGATGCCTTACAGAAGAACCCGAACATACGAGTAAAGATGGTTGGCGTAGAGGAGACAATTGCACATTATCTGGAGGGAAAGGATTATCCAAAGGAGAGAGTAGAGATTGTGCCAGCCACAGAGGTGATTGAGACAGGAGAGCCCCCAGTGGCCGCAATTCGAAGTAAGAAGGACTCCTCTATTGTGGTCGGTATGCAGCTTGTTCGAAATGGGGAAGCGGATGCCTTTGTTTCTGCGGGAAGTTCAGGTGCAATCTTGGTCGGCGGACAAGTGATTGTGGGGAGAATTAAAGGAGTGGAAAGACCCCCATTGGCACCCGTAATCCCAACAGCCACAGGCGTTTCTCTCCTCATTGATTGCGGAGCAAATGTAGATGCCAAGCCAAGTCATCTTGTGCAATTTGCTCGAATGGGATCTATCTATATGGAAAAGGTTGTCGGAATTAAAAATCCTCGTGTGGCCATTGTCAACATTGGTGCAGAGGAGGAAAAGGGCAATGCATTGGTCAAGGAGACATTTCCACTGCTCAAAGAGCTAAAGGACATCCATTTTATTGGAAGTATTGAAGCGAGAGAAATTCCAAAGGGAGGTGCAGATGTCATTGTCTGTGAGGCCTTTACAGGAAATGTTATTTTAAAATTATATGAGGGACTTGGGGATACATTGCTCAAAAAAATTAAGGGAGCACTCCTAAAAAACTTACAGACAAAAATTGGTGCATTGCTCATCAAATCTTCTTTGAAGGAGACATTAAAGTCCTTTGATGCCAGTCAATATGGTGGAGCACCATTACTTGGATTAAAGGGATTGGTTGTCAAGACACATGGAAATTCCAAGGCATTGGAAGTGTGCAATTCGGTTTTACAATGTGTCAAGTTTAAGGAAGAAAGAATTAATGAATGCATAAGAGACAGCCTAGTAGAGACTGCAGAGGAAAGGAAATAAGGGGATAAAAAAGTGGAATTTGAGAAGTTAAAAAAAATTGTGGCCGAGGTTTTAAATGTCGATGAGAATGAGATTACAATGGACTCCACATTTGTCGACGACCTTGGTGCGGATTCCCTAGATATTTTCCAGATTATTATGGGGATTGAAGAGGAATTTGATATTGAAATTCCGCAAGAAGTTGCAGAAAACATTACTTCTGTGGCCGATGCGGTCGAGCAAATTAAGAATGCAACAAACTAATTTGACCAGATGTAGGGAGGTCACATATCCGCCGATATGTGGCTTCCCATTTTAGAAAGTGAGGAAAATAGTGAAGAAAAAGTTGATGGAGTTACAAGGAGCCATTGGCTATCACTTCCATGATGTGACACTCTTAGAACATGCACTATCCCATAGTTCCTATGCAAATGAAAAGCGATTGGGAAGAGCTGGATCAAATGAACGATTGGAATTTTTGGGCGATGCTGTGCTTGAACTTGTCAGCAGTGAGTTCTTTTTTAAACTCTATGCAGATAAACCAGAGGGAGATTTGACAAAAATTAGGGCAAGTTTTGTGTGTGAGCCAGCACTTGCCTATTGTGCAGAGCAATTTCACCTCGGAGAGTATCTCTTACTGGGAAAGGGAGAGGAAGCCACGGGAGGAAGAAGTCGTGCGAGCATTGTCTCTGATGCGTTTGAGGCCCTGATTGGTGGCATTTATTTAGATGGTGGTTTTGCTAGTGCAAAAGAGGTGATTGACCGATTTATCCTAAGCGATATTGAGGGCAAACAATTCTTTTATGATAGCAAGACGATCTTGCAAGAAGAGGTGCAAAAGGAGGGACAGAGCGTGGAGTATGTCCTTATTTCTGAGCATGGACCAGATCATCAAAAGATATTTACAGTGGCTGTCTTTGTTGATGAGAAGGAATATGCAAGGGCTAGTGGCACAAGCAAGAAGAATGCGGAGCAACTTGCAGCTTATGAGACATTGAAGATATTGGGGAAGGTAAATGTATCTAAAAAAGATTGAAGTGCAGGGATTTAAGTCTTTTGCCAATAAAATCCTGTTTGAATTTCACAACGGAATTACAGGTATTGTTGGACCGAATGGTTCAGGAAAAAGCAATGTTTCTGATGCTGTGCGTTGGGTACTTGGAGAGCAAAGTGCCAAGCAGCTTCGTGGTGGGAATATGCAAGATGTTATCTTTGCGGGGACAGAATTAAAAAAACCACAGGGATTTGCTTATGTTGCGATAACACTCGATAATGCGGACCGAGCACTGAGTATTGACTTTGACGAAGTAAAGGTTTCAAGGCGGCTCTATCGTTCGGGCGAGAGTGAGTATCAAATCAATGGTTCAGCTTGTAGGCTAAAGGATGTTCAAGAAATTTTTTATGACACAGGAATTGGAAAAGATGGCTACTCTATTATTGGTCAGGGGCAAGTAGACAAAATTTTAAATGGAAGACCGGAGGAAAGGCGAGAGCTCTTTGATGAGGCGGCAGGAATTACCAAGTACAAGCGAAGAAAGACCTTGGCGAGCAAGAAATTGGAGAGCGAGAGGGCAAACCTTGTGCGTATCAAAGATATTTTGTCTGTGTTAGAAAAACAGGTTGGCCCTTTGAGAGAGCAATCGGCAAAGGCAAAGGAATATCTTCGATTGAGGGATGAACTTAAGCACTATGATGTCAACTATTTTCTTTGTGAGATGGATGCAATTTCGACACGCATACAGAGCTTAGAAGAAAAAAAGCAAATAATAGAGGGCGATGTCAATGAGACAAAGTCAAGGCTTGTGCAATTAAAGGCTTCCTATGAGCGGATGGAGAGGGAAATTTCCAATATTGATATTTTGTTGACTTCGAATAGGGAGAAAGTTGCACTTTCCAATGTCAGAGAAAAAGAGTTATTTGGTCAAATCGATGTATTGAGAGAGCAAGTAAAGAGCGAAGAGAAAAACATCGAACATATCCACACAAGAGTTTGCACCATTGATGCAGAGATTTCCCAAAAGCAGGAAGGATTTACAAAGTTTCAATCCGAAAAGGAGAACATTGAAAGCGAGCAAAGAGAGCTTGAACAGAGGAAGAAGAAGGTATTGCTTGCCTTGGAAAAAATAGATGGACAAATTGCAAGGATACAAGAGGCTGTGGAGGCCCAAAAGCAGAGCCATCTCGATTACAAAGAAAAGCGTGCGAAATTAATTGCTGAAGAGCAAAAGATGGATTCTTTTTTGGAACAAGTTCGATTGCGAAGTAGTGAGGTATTACAAAAATTACTGAAGGTAAAGTCAAAAGAAAGTGCCATTGGAATGAAGAGAGAACAAAAAATGGCACTGCTTTCTTCTTTGGAGGAAAAGCTTGACCAATTGGAAGGGCAAAAGCAAACCCTTTTGCATTCTTTGCACGAAAGAGAAGAAAAAAAGGTTGAGGAAGAAAGAGAATTTTCAGTGCTTCAAGAACAGGTGCAACACTGCCGTGTAAAACTTGAAACTTTGCAAAATATTGCTGAACACTATGAGGGCTATGGCAATGCCATTCGCCGTGTCATGGAGAAAAAGTCTGAAGGCGTGTGTGGCGTTGTGGCAGATTTGATAGAGAGCGAACAGAAATATGAGCAAGCTATTGAAACCGCACTTGGCGGTCGCATTCAAAATGTAGTCACTAGGGATGAAGAAACAGCAAAGGAGCTGATTTTATATCTAAAGAAGAATCGCTATGGAAGGGCAACATTTTTGCCATTGACAGCCATTCCCAAAAGGGGGAGCGGAAAAGATGAGAATGTGCGACAAGAAGAGGGCGTTCTTGGAATGGCCAGTGAGCTCGTTCGCACGAGGTCGGAGTATCAGCCACTCATTCAATCTTTGCTGGGAAATATCTGGGTGGTAGAAAATATTGACAGAGCCATTGCGATGGAGAGAAAGTATCGCTATGAACTTCGCATTGTGACATTGGACGGAGAGCAGTTTAGCCCAGGTGGAGCAATGAGTGGCGGTGCATTTAAAAATTCTAACAATCTCTTGGGAAGAAAGAGAGAAATTGAAGAGTTAGAAAATCAATTTCTTGTGGCAAAGGAGAAATGGAATCTCCAAAAAGAAAGACTAAAAAAGAGTCAGGAAGAGATTTTGTCCATTCAAAAGCAATTGGAGCAGATAAGAAGCCAAGTTCAGGAAAAGCTCATTGAAAAAAATACCCTAGATATGGATATTCGGGGATTCGATCAGCAAATAGAGGAAATTAGTCATTCGACAAAGGATATGGAAAAAGAAAACAGACTTCTTTTAAAGCGGGCAAAGGAGCTTGAAAATGAAAAGGTGTTGATTCAAGAAGATATTGAAAGGATCGATGACCACAGCCAAGGAATTGATCAAGATGTTCAAGAACTCTTGCATCATTTCGATGAAAAGAAGAGTGAGCAGGAGAAGACGAGGGAGGAAATGGCGAAAATAGAACTTTCCCTTTCAAAGCTTGGGCAACAGATGGTCTTTGCCAATGTCAATGCAGAGCGAGTGGAGACAGAAAAGCGTCAATTGATGGAGGAAAAAGAAGGATTTGATGAGAGCGAAAAGGGCTCGAGAGATAAAATTGCAACAAGGCAAAAAGAGATAGAAAATCTTCAAGTGGAGAGAGAGACTCTGTTGGCCCAGGTGGAAAAGATAAGAGAGGTACTCGATAAAAAGTCAAGGGAAAAGCAAGAATATCAGAGCAAACAAAAGAAGTTCTTTGATCAGCACGAAGAGATTGCTGAGCGGGAGAGAGCACTGGATAAAGATTTTGTGCGACTGACGAGTCAACTAGAAAAGAGCAAAGATGATCAGACAAGTTTAGTGAAGCATATTTGGGATGAGTATGAATTGACCAAGGAGGGAGCACAGAAACTTAGGGATGAGGGGCTTTGTGATCTTTTTCATATACGAAAGCATATGGAAAAATTGCACAAGGACATTCGCCTACTTGGAAATATCAATGTCAATGCGATTGATGAATATGAAGCGGTATTTGGTCAATATGAGCAGATGAGCATTCAGCACAATGATATTGTGGAGGCAGAAAAAAATCTCTTAAAGGTAATTCAAGATTTAGATTTAGGGATGCGACAGCAATTTGCCGAAAAATTTGGATTGATACAAAAAGAGTTTGATGTTGTATTTAAAGAGCTATTTGGTGGTGGACATGGAAAGCTAATTTTAGATGAGGAAAGTGATATCTTGGAGGCGGAAATTCGCATTATTTCTCAGCCACCGGGGAAAAAATTGCAAAATATGATGCAACTTTCTGGTGGAGAAAAGGCTTTGACTGCAATTTCATTACTTTTTGCTATTCAGAATTTAAAGCCATCACCATTTGCCTTGCTCGATGAGATTGAGGCGGCACTGGATGATTCCAATGTCGACCGCTTTGCTAAATATTTACATAAATTGACAGATCACACGCAATTTATTGTGATTACACACCGAAGGGGAACGATGGTCGCGGCCGACCGCTTATATGGCATTACTATGCAGGAAAAAGGCGTTTCCACATTGGTCTCTGTAAATTTAATTGAAGATAGTTTAACCTAGGGGGAAATATGGAAGAGAAGAAGAAGGGATTTTTTGGCAGACTTGTCGAAGGCTTGGCTAAGACAAGAAATAAGGTAGTCAATAGTATTGAGAGCGTATTCTTGGGCTATGATGTCATTGATGAGGATTTTTATGAAGAACTTGAAGAAACCCTAATTATGGGCGACATTGGCATTCGTGCATCGACAGATATTATTGAGGAATTGAGAGCTCGTGTAAAGGCGGACAAAATTAAAAATCCTGCAGATTGCAGGCAAATTTTAATTGAGACAATTAAGGAAAGAATGGATCTTGGCGAAAATGCCTATGCCTTTGAAAATCAAAAGGCAGTTGTTTTGATGATTGGAGTCAATGGGGTGGGAAAAACTACCTCTGTGGGCAAGCTCTCGGCCCAGTTGAGAGAGATGGGCAAGCGAGTGCTGATTGTCGCTGCCGATACCTTCCGTGCAGCTGCCATTGATCAGCTTGCCGAGTGGAGCAAGAGAAGTGGTGTGGATATGATTGCACAAAATGAGGGTTCTGATCCAGCAGCAGTGGTCTATGATGCCTGTCAGGCAGCAAAGGCAAGAAATGTAGATGTCTTAATTGTCGATACAGCAGGAAGATTGCACAACAAAAAGAACCTCATGGAGGAGTTGAGAAAAATCAATCGCATTATTGACAAGGAATACGAGGGAGCATTTCGAGAGACTTTGGTTGTCTTAGATGGCACGACAGGACAAAATGCCTTGGAACAGGCAAGACAGTTTAAGGATGTTGCGGATATTACAGGAATTGTGCTCACAAAGCTCGATGGAACAGCAAAGGGAGGAATTGCCGTGGCTATTCAGGCTGAGCTTGGCATACCTGTGAAATACATTGGTGTGGGTGAAAAGTTAGATGACTTACAAAAGTTTAATTCAGAGGAATTTGTCAATGCCTTGTTTGAATCTGATGATGAGGTAAAAGAAGAAATACAAGAAGAAATTGACGAATAGGAAGGGTGAAAAAATGGATAAGTTGACACTAGAAAAGTTTGAAGAGGCAAGTGAAATTGTAAAGGAGGTGACGGCAGAGACAAAACTTGTATTTAGTGAGTTTTTCTCTGAACAATCGGGAAATAAGGTCTACTTAAAGCCTGAAAATATGCAGCGAACAGGTGCCTATAAGGTGCGCGGTGCCTACTATAAGATTTCACAGCTTCCTGATGAGGACAAGAAAAAGGGCATTATCACAGCCAGTGCAGGAAACCATGCACAGGGTGTTGCCTATGCATCAAAGCTTGCAAAGATTAAGGCAACGGTTTGTATGCCAACCACTACGCCATTGATGAAAATCAATCGAACAAAGGGATATGGTGCAGAGGTTGTACTTGAGGGGGATGTCTTTGATGAAGCCTGTGCAGCAGCATATCGCATTGCTGATGAGACAGGAGCAACCTTTGTTCATCCATTTAATGACTTGGAAGTGGCAACAGGTCAGGGAACCATTGCAATGGAGATTATTAAGGAACTTCCAACCGTTGATATTATTCTTGTCCCTGTCGGTGGTGGCGGTCTGATTACAGGGGTGTCTACCTTGGCAAAGATGCTCAATCCCAATATTACGGTGATTGGCGTTGAACCTGCCAATGCAGCATGTATGAAGGCTTCCCTTGAAGCTGGTCAAGTTGTGACTTTGCCAAGTGCCAATACCATTGCCGATGGAACAGCGGTGAAAAAGCCAGGAGAGACTATTTTTCCATATGTTCAAAAAAATGTTGACCATATCATCACCATTGAAGATGATGAGTTAATTGTGGCCTTTCTTGATATGGTTGAAAATCACAAGATGATTGTTGAAAATTCAGGTCTTTTGACAGTTGCAGCATTAAAGCATCTAGAGGTCAAGGACAAAAAGATTGTTTCGATTCTCAGTGGTGGAAATATGGATGTCATCACGATGGCTTCTTTGATTCAACATGGATTGATTCAAAGAGACCGAGTATTTACAGTGTCGGTACTTCTTCCAGATAAGCCAGGTGAGCTTGCAAAGGTTTCTGCACTTTTGGCGGAGGAAAAGGGCAATGTCATTCGCCTAGAGCACAATCAATTTGTTAGCATCAATCGAAATGCAGCTGTTGAATTAAAGATTACCTTAGAGGCGTTTGGAACAGAACACAAGAAAATGATTGTTAAGAGGTTAAAAGATGAGGGATATCGTCCGAAAGTTGTTAAATCCACTGGCATTTATACAGACTGATGCACAGCATCCAAGAATTGATGAGAATTTTAAGGAGACTTCGCTCTATCGAAATGTGCACTACTTTATAAAGTGGTCCATAATTTCAATTTTGATTGGAACTTCAGTGGGGTCAGTGGGTGCAATTTTTGCACGTGCCATTGAGTTTGCCACTACTTTTTGGATGGGGCACAGCTATGCACTGTTTTTACTGCCCATCTGTGGTTTAATTATTGTATTTTTATATCATTTTGCTGGGGCGGATGCACCGAGAGGAACAAATTTAGTTTTGAGCTCTATTTCTACAGGAGAAGAGATTACATCGAAGATGGCACCGCTCATTTTTGTCTCTTCTGTGCTCACCCATTTGGGCAGTGGGTCGGCGGGACGAGAAGGTGCGGCTCTTCAGATTGGTGGAAGCCTTGGAAATTTATTTGCACGTATTTTTAAGCTCAATCAACTTGACCGAAATATAGTCGTGATGTGTGGAATGAGTGCCTGCTTTTCGGCTCTCTTTGGCACACCACTTTCAGCAGGAATTTTTTCTATGGAAATTTTTAGTGTCGGGGTGATGTACTACGCTGCATTGATTCCCTGCCTGTTTTCTGCCTATATTGCTGCGGCCGTTGCTCCATTTTGGGGCGTAGCTCCAGAGCGTTTTGTTGTGGAGAGTCTTCCAAATTGGGATATTAAGACGGTTTTACTGTTGATTGTGCTTTCCGCAGCGACAGCCATTGTCTCCATTGCCTTTTGCGTAATGATGCACGGGGCAGAACATCAATACCACAAAATAAAGAAGACCAGTGTCCGCATTTTGGTTGCAGCACTCCTTTTTATTGGCGTGACTTTATTGATTGGAACAAGGGACTATTGTGGCGGCGGTTTTCCATTGATTGAAAGATGCATGGAGGGAAAGGTAAGACCAGAGGCATTTTTTATGAAAATGCTGATGACGAGCATTGTCATTGGTGGCGGATTTAAGGGAGGAGAGATTGTGCCGACCTTTACTATTGGGGCGACTTTTGGATGCTTTTTTGGCACACTCATTGGTCTTCCGCCACAGATTTCTACCGCCTGCGGAATGGTGGCCTGCTTTGTGGGGGTTACAAATTGTCCGATTGCCTCATTGATTATGGGATTGGAACTCTGCGGAGGTTCTGGACTGGCTTTTTATGCCATTGCGGTAGCAGTGAGCTTTACACTCTCTGGCTATTATGGCCTTTACAGTGCACAAAAGTTTGCCTACTCAAAGACCATGCCAATGTATATCAATGCTGAGGCAGAAAAGATTAGGCAGAATAGAAAGAAAAAAAGTGTCAAGTAAAAATACTTGACAAGATATCACTTTTGCTTTACTATAGCAGAGGTGATTTTATGGAAGATATTGTAAATCAGAGCTTATTATATGATTTCTATGGAGAGCTTTTAACTGAACATCAAAGGCGTATTTATGAGGAAGTGGTCTTTAATGATTATTCGATTAGCGAGGTTGCCAGAGATGAGGGCATATCCAGACAGGGCATATCCGATTTGATTCGCCGGTGCGATAAGTTACTGCAAGGATATGAGGAAAAATTGGGTCTAGTCAATAAATTTGAACAGACGAAAGCATTGGTACAGCAAATACACAGAATTTCTACAGAGTTTCATGAGACCAAAGATGATCGTTTGATGAATGAGGTCGAAAAGATTTCTAGGGAAATACTTGCATTATAGGAGATCGATATGGCATTTGAAAGTTTATCAGAGAAACTTCAAAATGTATTTAAGAATTTGAGGGGGCGAGGAAGACTCTCAGAGAATGATGTCAAGGCAGCGATGAAGGAAGTCAAGCTCGCACTTTTAGAGGCCGATGTCAACTTTAAGGTTGTCAAGCAATTTATTAAGGCCGTCGAGGAAAGAGCAATTGGACAGGATGTCATGAACTCACTGACACCAGGACAGCAGGTCATCAAGATTGTCAATGAAGAGATGATCGCACTGATGGGTGCAGAGACGACAGAAATTACAATTAAGCCAGCAGGCGAGATGACCGTGATTATGATGGTGGGTCTTCAAGGTGCTGGTAAGACGACAACAGCGGCAAAGCTTGCGGGAAAGTTTAAGGCCAAGGGATACCAGCCACTGCTTGTCGGCTGTGATATCTATCGCCCAGCAGCAATTGAGCAATTAAAGATCAATGGAGAAAAGCAGGGGGTACCTGTGTTTACGATGGGAAACACACATTCTCCAGTCGATATTTCAAAGGCAGCGATTGAGCATGCCAAAAAGAACAAGAACAACATCGTCATTATTGATACAGCAGGTCGCTTGCACATTGATGAGAGTATGATGGATGAACTTGTGCAAATCAAGGAAAATGTAAATATTGATTACAGTGTGCTTGTCGTCGATGCGATGACAGGTCAAGATGCTGTCAATGTGGCAAAGACATTTGATGAGCGTCTGGATGTCTATGGTGTCATCTTGACAAAGATGGATGGTGATACCCGTGGTGGTGCGGCACTTTCTATTAAGTCAGTGACAGGAAAGCCCATTCTCTATGTCGGTATGGGCGAAAAATTGTCCGATTTGGAGCAATTTCATCCAGATCGAATGGCGAGCAGAATTCTTGGTATGGGGGATATCCTCACCTTGATTGAAAAGGCCGAGCTTGAGTATGACGAGGAAAAGGCCAAGGAGCTTTCTAAGAAAATCAAAAAGGCAGAGTTTGACTTTAATGATTTCTTGGAGCAGATGCAACAATTAAAAAAGATGGGTGGCATCAATGGACTGTTGGGAATGCTTCCTGGTATGGGAGCAAAGGCAGATGCCTTAGCTGAAGTTGATGACAAGCAAGTGGCTAGGATTGAGGCGATTGTGCTGAGTATGTCGGCACAGGAAAGAGCCAATCCTTCCATTTTGAATCCGTCAAGAAAGAATCGCATCGCAAAGGGTGCGGGTGTGGACATTGCGGAGGTCAATCGCATTGTGAAGCAATTTGACCAGATGAAGAAGATGATGAAGTCGATGTCTGGTCTTACAGGTGGCAAGAAACGTGGTGGCGGTCTTGGTGGCCTGATGGGAGGAAAATTTAAGCTCCCAGGTGGTATGTTTTAAAACAGAAAGATTTTAGGAGGAATACAACAATGGCAGTAAAGATGAGATTAAAGAGAATGGGACAGAAGAAGGCACCTTTTTACAGAATTATTGTGGCAGACGCAAGATCTCCAAGAGATGGTAAGTTTATCGAGGAAGTTGGTTACTATGATCCAACAAAGGAGCCAAGTGTAATCAAGTTTGATGAGGAATTGGCAAAGAAGTGGCTTTCTAACGGTGCACAGCCAACAGAGAGAGTTGCAAAGCTTTTGAAGGAAGCAAATATCCAAAAGTAAGCCAGTAGCATAGGGGAACAGCTATGAAAGAAGTTGTAGAAGTGGTGGCAAGAGCACTAGTAAACGAACCAGAAAAAGTAGTTGTCACACAGACAGAACAAAAAGATTCAATTGTCGTGGAACTTCATGTTGCACCTGAAGATATGGGGAGAGTGATTGGCAAATCGGGAAGAATTGCCAGTGCGATTCGCAATGTTGTCAAGGCAGCATCTTCTAGGGAAGGAAAAAAAGTAATAGTTGATATTCGTTAGAAATGGGGACTCCACGCTTGAGTCCTCATTTTTTTGGAGGAAATAATGGTAGAAAAATTGCGAGTGGGTGTGATTACAAGTCCACATGGTGTGCGAGGAGAGGCGAAGGTCTATCCGACAACAGACGATCCAAAACGCTTTTCAAAATTAAAAAAAGTCCATATGAAAAGTATGCGGGAGGCAAAGGAACTGGAAATTGAGAGCGTCAAGTACTTTAAGAATATGGTGATTTGTAAGTTTAAGGGCATTGACACCCCAGAGGAGGTGGCAAAATATAAAAATGCAGATCTTTTCGTAGACAGAAAGGATGCAACACCTTTAAAAAAGAATGAAAATTATATTGCCGATTTGATTGGACTGTTGGTGGTTACGGATGAGGGAAAAGAGCTCGGCGTTGTGGAAGATATTTTTCCAACGGGAGCCAATCAAGTGATGGAAGTCAAGATGGAAAAGAAAAATGTGCTCATTCCTTATATCAAGGAATGCATTCTCGATGTCGATTTAGAAAATCAAAAGATTGTTGTGCATTTACTGAAGGGTTTACTCGATTTGTAGGAGAAAGAAATGAAATTTCATATTTTGACTCTATTTCCAGAGATGATGGAGATGGTATTAAAAGAAAGTATTATTGGCAGGGCACAGCAGGGAAATTTAATTGAAGTTGAGGCAATCAATATCCGAGATTATGCTCATAATAAGCATCGCCATGTCGATGACTATCCCTATGGGGGTGGGGCAGGAATGTTGATGCAGGCAGCTCCCATTTGTGAGGCCTATGAGGAACTTTCTAAGAAGTTGGGAAAAAGACCCAAGGTTTTGTATATGACACCACAGGGAAAGGTCTTTAATCAAGGTTTGGCCAAGGAGTTAGCAAGAGAGGAAAATCTCGTCTTTTTATGCGGTCACTATGAGGGCGTGGATGAGCGAGCACTGGAATTGTTAAATGTAGAGAGCGTCTCCATTGGGGACTATGTATTAACTGGTGGAGAATTGCCAGCGATGGTGATGATTGACTCCATTAGTCGAATGGTGCCAGGGGTGCTGACCAATCATGAGAGTGCAGATTTTGAATCCTTTGAAGACAACTTGCTTGAGTATCCACAATATACAAGACCTGAGGAGTATGCAGGGCTAAAAGTTCCCCCTGTTCTTTTGAGTGGACATCACAAAAATATTGCAAAATGGCAGAGAGAACAATCGCTGTTGAGGACTTTGCAGAGACGACCAGAGTTATTGGAGAATGCCAACCTTGACAAGAAGGATGTTGAAATTTTACAGAGGTTAAAAGAAGAACAAAATATAGAATAATTCTTGCACTTTCAAATGAAGTGTGCTAAGATAGGTGCGTTATTAAGCGATGTTCCTCTGGTTCGAAAAAAGAATGAACGAAAGAATGTCAAATGAAAAGCAGGAGGTTCACAATGAACGAGATTATTAAGAGTATTGAAGCAACACAATTAAGAGCAACACATGAGTTTTCTGTTGGTGATACAGTAAGAGTACACAACAAGATCAAAGAGGGAAACAGAGAGAGAATTCAGATCTTCGAGGGTACTGTTTTGAAGAGACAGGGCGGCGGAGCAAGAGAGACTTTCACTGTGAGAAAGAACTCAAATGGTATTGGTGTCGAGAAGACATGGC
This region of Lachnospiraceae bacterium oral taxon 096 genomic DNA includes:
- the smc gene encoding chromosome segregation protein SMC produces the protein MYLKKIEVQGFKSFANKILFEFHNGITGIVGPNGSGKSNVSDAVRWVLGEQSAKQLRGGNMQDVIFAGTELKKPQGFAYVAITLDNADRALSIDFDEVKVSRRLYRSGESEYQINGSACRLKDVQEIFYDTGIGKDGYSIIGQGQVDKILNGRPEERRELFDEAAGITKYKRRKTLASKKLESERANLVRIKDILSVLEKQVGPLREQSAKAKEYLRLRDELKHYDVNYFLCEMDAISTRIQSLEEKKQIIEGDVNETKSRLVQLKASYERMEREISNIDILLTSNREKVALSNVREKELFGQIDVLREQVKSEEKNIEHIHTRVCTIDAEISQKQEGFTKFQSEKENIESEQRELEQRKKKVLLALEKIDGQIARIQEAVEAQKQSHLDYKEKRAKLIAEEQKMDSFLEQVRLRSSEVLQKLLKVKSKESAIGMKREQKMALLSSLEEKLDQLEGQKQTLLHSLHEREEKKVEEEREFSVLQEQVQHCRVKLETLQNIAEHYEGYGNAIRRVMEKKSEGVCGVVADLIESEQKYEQAIETALGGRIQNVVTRDEETAKELILYLKKNRYGRATFLPLTAIPKRGSGKDENVRQEEGVLGMASELVRTRSEYQPLIQSLLGNIWVVENIDRAIAMERKYRYELRIVTLDGEQFSPGGAMSGGAFKNSNNLLGRKREIEELENQFLVAKEKWNLQKERLKKSQEEILSIQKQLEQIRSQVQEKLIEKNTLDMDIRGFDQQIEEISHSTKDMEKENRLLLKRAKELENEKVLIQEDIERIDDHSQGIDQDVQELLHHFDEKKSEQEKTREEMAKIELSLSKLGQQMVFANVNAERVETEKRQLMEEKEGFDESEKGSRDKIATRQKEIENLQVERETLLAQVEKIREVLDKKSREKQEYQSKQKKFFDQHEEIAERERALDKDFVRLTSQLEKSKDDQTSLVKHIWDEYELTKEGAQKLRDEGLCDLFHIRKHMEKLHKDIRLLGNINVNAIDEYEAVFGQYEQMSIQHNDIVEAEKNLLKVIQDLDLGMRQQFAEKFGLIQKEFDVVFKELFGGGHGKLILDEESDILEAEIRIISQPPGKKLQNMMQLSGGEKALTAISLLFAIQNLKPSPFALLDEIEAALDDSNVDRFAKYLHKLTDHTQFIVITHRRGTMVAADRLYGITMQEKGVSTLVSVNLIEDSLT
- the rnc gene encoding ribonuclease III — protein: MKKKLMELQGAIGYHFHDVTLLEHALSHSSYANEKRLGRAGSNERLEFLGDAVLELVSSEFFFKLYADKPEGDLTKIRASFVCEPALAYCAEQFHLGEYLLLGKGEEATGGRSRASIVSDAFEALIGGIYLDGGFASAKEVIDRFILSDIEGKQFFYDSKTILQEEVQKEGQSVEYVLISEHGPDHQKIFTVAVFVDEKEYARASGTSKKNAEQLAAYETLKILGKVNVSKKD
- the acpP gene encoding acyl carrier protein; amino-acid sequence: MEFEKLKKIVAEVLNVDENEITMDSTFVDDLGADSLDIFQIIMGIEEEFDIEIPQEVAENITSVADAVEQIKNATN
- the rpmF gene encoding 50S ribosomal protein L32 gives rise to the protein MSICPKNKTSRGRRDKRRANWKMSVASLAKCPKCGELMLPHRVCKNCGTYNKREIVTVE
- the plsX gene encoding phosphate acyltransferase PlsX; its protein translation is MVTVALDAMGGDHAPDEIIQGGLDALQKNPNIRVKMVGVEETIAHYLEGKDYPKERVEIVPATEVIETGEPPVAAIRSKKDSSIVVGMQLVRNGEADAFVSAGSSGAILVGGQVIVGRIKGVERPPLAPVIPTATGVSLLIDCGANVDAKPSHLVQFARMGSIYMEKVVGIKNPRVAIVNIGAEEEKGNALVKETFPLLKELKDIHFIGSIEAREIPKGGADVIVCEAFTGNVILKLYEGLGDTLLKKIKGALLKNLQTKIGALLIKSSLKETLKSFDASQYGGAPLLGLKGLVVKTHGNSKALEVCNSVLQCVKFKEERINECIRDSLVETAEERK